Genomic DNA from Methanosarcina sp. MTP4:
ATTATTGATTTCCTGATCTGTGAAATTTGCGTAAATCTTAAACATTTGAGTGCTGCCGCGACTCCACCCAGCCCGGTGTTTTACCTCCTGCTCGTTGAGTCCGTCAAGTATCCAGTTGGTAATCGCCGTGTGCCGTAGTAAGTGAGGATGAACACTTTTCTTTATGCCTGCCTTTTCTGCTGTGGTTTTTATCATTTTTCGAATCGTCTTATAACTCACAGCCTCTTGGTTTTTGTCAAGTGTAACCCATAAGGGAGCCTCGGGGTTTTCCCTGTCTGGATGTACGGCTAGCCATTGATTCAGATATCCTGAACTCCAAGTTAAAGGAATCCCCTTTGCGGGTGTTGTTTTATTAACTCCCGTTTTTGAAAGGTAGATCATGGCCCCATACTGGTTGAATTCAACGTTTTTGACCCGGCAGGATGCAAGCGCCCCCACCCTCATTCCCCCATCTGCAAGAACGGCAATTATAGCTTTGTCGCGTGGATGCCTGCCAGCTTCAAGGAGCCGGGTAAACTCGTCTTTCGTCAGGATGTCGGAAGGCTGTACGGGGCTTTCGATCGTCTTGAGCTTAAGCTCCCTAATCCACTTAGGGGGATTGCCGCCCGTGGACCAACGGAAAAATTTTTTGACTAATTTTTTATAATTTCGAATTGTGCCAGGTGACATTTTCCTTTCATCTTCAAGATGAATTAAAAGCCTATCGAAGGTTTCAGGGTCCAGCTTGTCCAAAGTCTCAGTAAAGCCCATTTCCTGAAGTCGTTGAACCGTACGAGTCGTGTAATTGAGATACCATGTGATAGTTGACTTTGCCGCCCCTTCCCGCCTCAAGGCAATTGAAAAATTTTCAATTAACTTTCGGTTTTCTTCCCCGATGTCGGCCTTTTTCAATCTCTGCTTCGCATTTATAAAGCCGGTGTCCATGCAATGAATGTCATCAACCGATTTAGTCATGTATATAAAATCTATGTTTAGGACTATAAACTTTGAGGATATAGACCCGACCGGTCCACTTTTCTTTTTAGAAGATTTTTGCATTAAAAATATCTATTTTCAAAATAATTTATTTTCCCGAAAATTAGTTTTTCCAAAAATCCGTTTTCTGGAAATTCGTTTTCTGGAAATTCGTTTTTCCAAAAGTTCAATACTTTTAAATTCATTTTTCAGTTTGCGAATCCTGAGGCTTAAATGGGGTTGAAAGATATCGAATAATAAAAAATATTTTACCCGGTTAAGACAAAAGTACTGTTAAAGCAAAATTGCAATTCCAGGTTAGAAACAATCTTAAAAACTACTAGATTAGTTAGAAGTTACTCTTTAAATATTTAGAGCCATAATTAATTACCCATGAAAAAATCCACCCTTGTGATCATCGGAATCGTTCTCTTCTCCTTCATCCTTTCCATCTACTTTTACCCCCTGGTGCCAGAGCAGATGGCCACGCACTGGGACGCCAGCGGAGAGGTGAACGGGTATATGTCGAAGTTCTGGGGGCTGTTTTTCATGCCTCTTATTATGGCCGGACTTGCCCTGTTCTTTCTGGTAGTCCCCAGGGTTGATCCCCGGAAGGCAAATATCGAGAAATTCAGGAAACATTATGAAGGTTTTATCTTCCTTATGCTCCTTTTTTTGCTTGCGGTACATGTGCAGATGCTGCTCTGGAACATCGGGATTGAGATCAGTCCGAATTCCGTGCTCCCGGTGGGAATAGGGCTGCTGTTCTATTACATAGGGATTCTTACGGAAAATGCAGAGCAGAACTGGTTTGTCGGGGTCCGGACTCCCTGGACCCTGAGCAGCGAGAGGGTGTGGAAAAGGACTAACCGGCTGGCGGGCAAACTCTTCAAGATTGCAGGGATAGCGGCGTTATTCGGCATGTTTTTCCCGGATCTGGCAGTGTATTTCATACTCGGGCCGGCGCTGCTGGCTGCCTTTGTTACGGTCGTTTACTCCTATCTTGAGTACCGGAAAGAACTAAAAGATAAAGAACTGGAAGCAGCCTGGGAATAAAAAGAAGCCTGTAAAGTACCTGATACCAGTATAAGCATCAGATATGACCCTAATTCCATCAGCACTTTTATGTAACATGCTTTCGTTTTGAATTATTGATTTTTATGACTGAGAACTCCAAAGCCGATTCTGAAAAAACCATAGAAAGCGGAGACACCATCTCCGTAGACTACGTAGGAGAACTCGATGATGGCGCGGTATTTGACACTTCTGTAAAAGAGGTCGCAGTTGAA
This window encodes:
- a CDS encoding site-specific integrase yields the protein MTKSVDDIHCMDTGFINAKQRLKKADIGEENRKLIENFSIALRREGAAKSTITWYLNYTTRTVQRLQEMGFTETLDKLDPETFDRLLIHLEDERKMSPGTIRNYKKLVKKFFRWSTGGNPPKWIRELKLKTIESPVQPSDILTKDEFTRLLEAGRHPRDKAIIAVLADGGMRVGALASCRVKNVEFNQYGAMIYLSKTGVNKTTPAKGIPLTWSSGYLNQWLAVHPDRENPEAPLWVTLDKNQEAVSYKTIRKMIKTTAEKAGIKKSVHPHLLRHTAITNWILDGLNEQEVKHRAGWSRGSTQMFKIYANFTDQEINNSIYEKYGLKTEDTRHVTLTRCPRCDNVLKSEDKFCSRCSLVLDQAMAEKIEAGNDFADDKMEKLVNAKIEELVEARFREMLGQK
- a CDS encoding SdpI family protein: MKKSTLVIIGIVLFSFILSIYFYPLVPEQMATHWDASGEVNGYMSKFWGLFFMPLIMAGLALFFLVVPRVDPRKANIEKFRKHYEGFIFLMLLFLLAVHVQMLLWNIGIEISPNSVLPVGIGLLFYYIGILTENAEQNWFVGVRTPWTLSSERVWKRTNRLAGKLFKIAGIAALFGMFFPDLAVYFILGPALLAAFVTVVYSYLEYRKELKDKELEAAWE